The stretch of DNA AACATGAGGGAGGTGAGGATGAAATCGAGCCCGAGCACCACCAGCGAGGACACCACCACGGTGCGCGTGGTGGCGCGGCTGACGCCCTCGGCCGTGGGCGCCGCGTGGTAGCCCTGGAACACGGCGATCCAGCTGACCGCCGCGCCGAAGGCCAGGCTCTTGATGATGCCGTTGAGGATGTCCTCGTTGAAATCCACCTGGGCCTGGATCTGCGACCAGTAGGCGCCGGCGTCCACGCCGAGCAGTTCCACGCCGATCAGGTAGGCGCCGAGCACGCCGATGGCCATCAGGCTGAAGATCGCCGCCAGCAGCGGCATGCACAGGAAGCCGGCCAGGAAGCGCGGCGCGACGATGCGCCGGACCGGGTCCACCGCCATCATCGCCATGCCGTCGAGCTGCTCGGTGGCGCGCATCAGCCCGATCTCGGCCGCCACCGCCGAGCCCGCGCGCCCGGCGAACAGCAGGGCCGTGATCACCGGCCCCAGCTCGCGCACGATGGACAGCGCCACCAGCGTGCCGAGCGATTCCTCGGCGCCGAAGTCCACCAGCGTGGTGTAGCCCTGCAGGCCCAGCACCATGCCGACGAAGGCGCCGGAGATGACGATGATCACCAG from Nevskiales bacterium encodes:
- the mlaE gene encoding lipid asymmetry maintenance ABC transporter permease subunit MlaE; amino-acid sequence: MTRILLLPFQIAFDFVQSVGQSVLFLGQILLALPGLLLRPGLVIQQMYMIGVLSLVIIVISGAFVGMVLGLQGYTTLVDFGAEESLGTLVALSIVRELGPVITALLFAGRAGSAVAAEIGLMRATEQLDGMAMMAVDPVRRIVAPRFLAGFLCMPLLAAIFSLMAIGVLGAYLIGVELLGVDAGAYWSQIQAQVDFNEDILNGIIKSLAFGAAVSWIAVFQGYHAAPTAEGVSRATTRTVVVSSLVVLGLDFILTSLMFGGV